In the Spirochaetota bacterium genome, one interval contains:
- a CDS encoding DUF4537 domain-containing protein, with protein sequence MKKIKVSLAAVSAIMFLVSAMAAHNCEAASKFAKGMTVAAKWTDDNYYLAKIKAVNGDKYDVDYADGTKGTVTADQIKEIPAKPKLAKGDKVLAVWAGAKFYSGTVVEVKPNGAIVKWDDGSSPSFAPFGKIIK encoded by the coding sequence ATGAAAAAAATCAAGGTGTCACTGGCGGCCGTTTCAGCTATCATGTTTCTCGTATCTGCAATGGCCGCGCATAATTGCGAAGCTGCGTCAAAGTTCGCCAAGGGAATGACCGTGGCGGCGAAATGGACCGATGACAACTATTACCTGGCGAAGATCAAAGCCGTCAACGGGGACAAGTACGATGTCGACTATGCAGACGGAACGAAGGGAACCGTCACCGCGGACCAGATAAAGGAAATCCCGGCGAAGCCCAAGCTCGCCAAGGGCGACAAGGTGCTTGCGGTCTGGGCCGGGGCCAAATTCTACAGCGGCACCGTGGTAGAGGTTAAGCCGAACGGCGCCATTGTCAAATGGGACGACGGCAGCTCTCCCTCCTTCGCTCCTTTCGGAAAGATAATCAAGTAA